ttatataatatatatatatatatatatatatatatatattatcaaCTCTATAATCTTTATATTACATGCCTCAGAATGCGCAGAAACATACCACCGCAACATGGCAATTCTAGTTTTTGCTCTAATCCCTGCATcacctagcctggaaaatccagaccctgataatctagaaagattaagggtctggcaaagaacaatgtaatggcccaactcgaggggcggcaacaagcatgcatttaaacatctcactgcacgcaattggataacactagaccatgtttactctgaattatttcggacttcgacgcaatcggataacactacgaccaatgtgttctgtcctccaacgttgcagcgctgtcttcatcagtttagctggtttcccggaatgttggggtaaaagtaacgtgcatcattgctctttgccagagtgtctcgcagagacaattccattgtgttctcgcgagaactctggatttccagggtatgcATCACTCCTGTCTTAGCCAAAGTTATCATGCTAGCAAGCCTTTTAACTTTGATTGGCCAAAACTCCTTACTGCTGGTTTAAGTAGGTCATAGCAAATCATATTGTCTAAATATATATCTTACAGGAAATGGGAacttttaacacaaataatgctATAATGCTACAGCAATGAAAATAAAACTAGTTTTCAAACTGAAAAACCTCCAACAAAGTTTACGGTCATGAGTTTCTTCATGTTTTCACTACAGTAGGTGATTTCAGTATTTGTCTTTTATTCCAGGATTTTCAGCAAAAAAGAGTTTGGCTATTTCAGAATTTGTATTTATCCTTAATCACTTGTGTGTTCTCCAGATGAATCCCGCAAGAATGTTCTTTTTGAAGTGGACCAATCCCCTTTGAATCAGCCACGTCGCCGAAGAACCTACAGCAGGAAAAGATTGCTTGACTAATTTTTTGCTTCTTCAGCCTTAGCTGTCAGGTGTGTGACTGAATGGTTTGCAATGGCCTTTGTATTTCATGTAGTTGATTCTTTGAATATTTTCTCAAAAGGAAATCGTATTTATGTGCATTTTTACTTGTTTTATTGTTAAAGACCTCATCAAGTCTGTCTTTATAGATCAAGGTTGAATGACTcttaatttatttttcttctgtttCAATATGGACTTTAAACTTGTATGTTCTTTTAAATGAAAAAGGTTTGTACATATGTTATATAATGTGTAAATTTAACagaatattttaataaagacaTCTTGAACCCCTGTTTTGTTGTAATGTTACTCTGTTACTTTTTTGTACAAATGAACAAAATATAAAGCAAATGAGGATCTGTTAGCAGGGCTTCCTAAATCCAATCTTACTTCCTTGACTTTGTTAATCAGTTTTAAATTCGTCATGCAGGTATTGTTTGAGAGGGTGTGGTGATTGAAGTGAACCTCTTTGGTACTCAGTCTCTTATCTGAAAGGCTTACAAACTGCAACTTCTACTGTTTATTTGGCATAATGTCCTCCAGTTGACAAAATCGCAAGGGAGTGAATGATTGAATCACATGTTTTGGCCCTtaattgctgttttattttgaatTGCATCTCTCACTTCGGATAGCAACCTTGTGAGGTTGCGAAATAGGATTCATAATGCCACAGATGGATgtgttttttaaattttttatcAGGAGTCGGCACGTGGTCACGCCTTCTTGGTCAAAGGCCCAAGGTGTGTAACATCCTGTGGGTACGTGACATCCAGCCATGGCCCTACTCTGGCACCAGTCTCTGGACAGATAATCACAGCAGTCAATGTATCACCTCTGCCTGGGGCAGCAATGGTTTCATGCGTGGGGGTGGGGTACATTTAAGATCAGACCTGTGTATTGTTTGAAGGGCCGTGCACTGTATCATATACAAACAGTCAGACAGATAAGGTGACCCACCCACTTCAGCTCAGTTACTTTGACGTTGGCAGCAGACTGAGCGAAAACACAAAGTGAggaagctttaaaaaaaaaaaggtgcaaGGTAACTTTTAAGTTTTATAATTAAGAGTGTAGAGATGAGCTGTTTATGAGCAATGTGCTGCTTGATTAACTCAGTGACGATGTACTCTCCAGAAAAGACCTAAAATAGTGACaatgtgtaggcctaatctTTCATTGATTGAACCTTTCTAATGGATATTAGTTAACCCAGCGTTACCCTTTTATACCTGTTTTAGGACGTGGTTCTGGTATCAGCAAGTTGAGGACATCATGGAACAACTGTAGTATCGGGTGGGGTGGATGGACTAGAGGAGTTAGTGCTAGAGCTCTAGGCTACTAGTGAAAAAGCCTGTCACGCATGGCTCAGTCACACCTGTTCGCTGTCTGTCAGACGGTGGTCATATACCAGCGGTGTTGTGGTTTACGTTTTTGCCGCTATCAATGCAGAAGTTTGACTATTACTACGAAGGCAATGCCTTACAGATGGATATCCTCGTGTACAGCAGAGGTAACGAACCATGTTCTAGGATCAGCGAATGTTCATTCTGGAGGCGTGATCCCGTTATACGGCAATTAGCTGCGGAAGGCTTTCCTTACAGTAGATCTATTGTGTTCAACTAATGACTTCAAGAAACTGAATAGCCCAGGGGACTTTACAACACAGGGGGGGCAGCTAGGGGAAGCCTCTATTACTAAAACTATATTTAAGTTGCATTTGTATGTATCAGGTTTAAATAAATGCGTTACTAATTTGTAATTGTTAGTTTGGCCTGTGAACCTTCTAGATGGTACAATATAAGTTGCTCTGTGATATCATTGCGctgtgtaggctaccctaagaGCGCACCGCCCAGCTGTCTGAGTATAGCCTATTCTCAATTGCTGCACTTCCCACATAAGCAGCTACCCTTCCTGCAGACTGCATCCAACCCTCTTCCCAGTCTCGACTGTTTCACTTTTGCCTACACTGGAGTTAAGGGCTACCACTAAACTACTGTAGGTTAATCTTCTCAGGGAGCCGTATTCCGGCATCCACCACATGCAGTATACTGTACGGTTGGTATTCAGAACACGCATCTGATTCTCTTCTCTCTGGCTTCATACTTTCAGCGGCATACCAACAGCGAAGTATCTACTCAGCTGTACCTGTGTCGACTCTCGTCTTGTGGAAATACTATGGCAAGCAATTTCGCCCGGATTTTGTCCACCAAAAGAAATGTGGGCATCCTATCATTAGTTGGAGCTGGGTCACTAACAGCGGGGATTTTTCTGAGCAGGGAGCAACATGTAAACGCCGGCTCACAGGTCCGGAGACTGTACCCAGCCAGGTAAACCTGATCACATCCACAGGATTTTCGATGCATATAACAGAGTGTTTTACTCTCAGTTAAATGCAGGTTATCTGCCCAATTAAGTGGATTCCATCTGTATACGAAATACGTTATTCATCATTCATTGtcataatgacacacacacattttagacGTGACTGTCTACTGTGCTTTAGTCGATGGTATTCTGGAGACAAGTGCGTTTAGCCTGCATAACCGAATACATGCTAGTGCGGGTTTTGGATTCGTTTGCACACTGACTTCGAGGCATCGTATTCTAGGCATGCATATTCATTATtttttataatataataaagtAGCCCAgttgattttttaaaaactaaAATGTCAGTAAATTATCAGCCACATAAAGACGACAAAGTAATGGCTGTCTAAGCCATATGAAATATGTAGGCTAAACTATGGAAGTGTCTGGAATGTCCTCATGACCCGAAAGCAATTGGCTTTGCAAATCCAGGGGTATTTCGGTACGTTTGCACGTATTCAGATCACGGCGTCATATTTGCCTATCTAGATTCTTCGTAGACGTCCTTATTAACATGTAACAAACATGTCAGAAGGGAATGTGGACCACAGTTCAACTAAGGACAGTTTGAAAAACGGTGATAGCATCCATGTCCATATGCACTCATAATAAACTGTACTGCAGTCTTTCTAATGATCATACGAAACATATCAACCTCTTCTGGATGCCTCTCTGTGTCTGACAGAAGCAACTACTTATCAACTGTGTAAAGGAAATGTCTCCATATGTGTGCTCAAATAGTGCAGAATATCCAGATCTTCGGAAACACAACAATTGCATGGCCAGTCATCTGACTCCTGCTGTCTATGCAAAGCTGTGTGAAAAAGCCACTCCGAATGGATTCACCCTGGATAATGCCATCCAGACTGGCGTGGACAATCCTGGGCACCCTTTCATCAAGACCGTGGGCATGGTGGCCGGGGACGAAGAGTCATACGAGGTAAACTGAGTCGCAGATTGCCTGGGGAGTAGCAAGGTCATGAGAACACTCTGGCATCATCAGCTATTTACAGAAGCCTTAGTAATGTTTCAAGTAGCTCTAAGATTATACTTGCTGTTTTACTGAAAAATACTGCAGTAGACTCAGCCTGTctggtgagggagggagagaggagaggagctgggagatgagaggagaggagatggaggagaggagctgggagatgaggagaggagatgagatgaggagctgggagatgaggagaggagaggagatggaggagaggggggaggagaggagaggagcattTCACAGAAGGATGGTGTACTGTAGCTTGTTTCGAGTCCTCCGCCCTAGAATGTTTGCGTAACACTAGTCTGTCATTGCACCATGCATGAGTTCCGATGGGAAGCCTTGTTGTATATTTGCTTTTACTGAGAGGCCTGAACCACAGAACATAGAGCAGTGTGCTGAGATTAGATGCAGTGAGGGGACAGATGTGCCACAGCTGTACCAAGGCTTTAAGCTTTGATGCCAGGAGTCTGACCTACAGTATGCATTTGAGTCTCTTATCACTAGATAACTCCTCCCTCTGGCATGCCCAGTGTTGCTTTATGTACTGTTAATGCAGCACAAGTATTTCGGTCATGCCTTTGTGGGCTTATGCTGCAACCCTTTGCAGAGTTTGTTATACCTTCCTGAATATCTTATACTCACATTCTGTAGTCATTACAGTCTTCATTTCCATGGATCCTTTCAGTCCATGGTGATTTACAGCCTTACACAGAAGTACCATACAATGTAAAATATGACTAGAAACGTTGAAGGATGAAAATATAAAGAGGtaggcaaaaacaaaacaaaggaaTGTTAATAAAACTTTGGTTTTAAAAAGGTAACACTGTAAAAAAGGCCAACAGAACAGTAAAGCCAGGGATAAGAGTAGGAAATGGGCAAGTATTTTAACAGTGGAAGTggaaaacaagacaaaacaaatacTTTACGTTTCTTCAAATGCTTTCTGAGATGTATGTCATTTGCGAGATTTGTTGGTAGCATTTGGTATGAACATATTTCTGTATTATATCCAAATGGCTCTGGCCTCTTCTTCACTACCAGGTGTTCGCAGATCTCTTTGATCCCGTCATTAGGGAGAGACACAACGGGTACGACACCAGGACGATGACCCATCCCACTGATCTGGATTCCAGCAAGGTAGATCATACTCCATGTATGAGTTCTATTCCTGAATTCATATGCAAGTCTGGACTCTTAGGGCAAATATAATTGTCTGAGCAAGTGTATGTGATTGTTTTTGGAGCCATGTTGGAACATCCATGAAATGTAATCCACCATCAGATTCGGTCGGGGATTTTTGAGGAGCGCTACGTGCTCTCCTCACGGGTGCGGACAGGACGGAGCATCCGCGGACTCAGCCTGCCACCGGCGTGCACTCGTGCGGAGAGGCGAGAGGTCGAACGGGTGGTGGTGGACGCTCTGGCGGGCCTGAAGGGGGATCTGTCCGGCCGCTACTACGGTCTTGGGCAGATGACCGatcaggagcagcagcagctgatTGATGTAAGAGAAGTGCACTTTTTGACTAGCACGCTCTTGATGTAAGAGAAGTGCACCTTTTGACTAGCACGCTCTTGATGTAAGAGAAGTGCACTTTTTGACTAGCGCACGCTACTGCAGGTCTGCACAGCTGAAGTCTCTCTGACTTCACAAGAGTTTGGTCTTATGCCACTGGACTGCATTACTATGGGACCAGTGATGATTGTCCATAGATGTTAAGAGAATAGCAAGAGGTTTTCATGTGTCTCGTGTCCACACAGGATCACTTCCTGTTCGATAAGCCCGTGTCGCCACTGCTGACCTGTGCAGGGATGGCCCGTGATTGGCCGGATGCAAGAGGGATCTGGTAGGTTTTGTTTACATCAACTTTCACCTCACCTCCAACTTAAAATTACTGATTTACTTTAATGAAAGTGTTTATAATGGATGCAGCACAACCAAAAGCAACAATGTGTAGTTGCGGAAACTTGCTTGCTTCGCATTTCTCTTGAGTGAATTAGGGAGATGGGCATTGGTGATGCTGACGTTCCCCTCTCAGCCTCAAGTTACAGCC
This DNA window, taken from Alosa sapidissima isolate fAloSap1 chromosome 11, fAloSap1.pri, whole genome shotgun sequence, encodes the following:
- the LOC121724460 gene encoding creatine kinase U-type, mitochondrial-like isoform X2 translates to MASNFARILSTKRNVGILSLVGAGSLTAGIFLSREQHVNAGSQVRRLYPASAEYPDLRKHNNCMASHLTPAVYAKLCEKATPNGFTLDNAIQTGVDNPGHPFIKTVGMVAGDEESYEVFADLFDPVIRERHNGYDTRTMTHPTDLDSSKIRSGIFEERYVLSSRVRTGRSIRGLSLPPACTRAERREVERVVVDALAGLKGDLSGRYYGLGQMTDQEQQQLIDDHFLFDKPVSPLLTCAGMARDWPDARGIWHNNEKTFLVWVNEEDHTRVISMEKGGNMKRVFERFCRGLKEVERLIMEKGWEFMWNERMGYILTCPSNLGTGLRAGVHINLPRLSKDPRFSKILENLRLQKRGTGGVDTAAVGSTFDISNLDRLGQSEVQLVQTVIDGVNYLIECEKKLEKGQDIRVPPPLTYK
- the LOC121724460 gene encoding creatine kinase U-type, mitochondrial-like isoform X1, with protein sequence MPYRWISSCTAERHTNSEVSTQLYLCRLSSCGNTMASNFARILSTKRNVGILSLVGAGSLTAGIFLSREQHVNAGSQVRRLYPASAEYPDLRKHNNCMASHLTPAVYAKLCEKATPNGFTLDNAIQTGVDNPGHPFIKTVGMVAGDEESYEVFADLFDPVIRERHNGYDTRTMTHPTDLDSSKIRSGIFEERYVLSSRVRTGRSIRGLSLPPACTRAERREVERVVVDALAGLKGDLSGRYYGLGQMTDQEQQQLIDDHFLFDKPVSPLLTCAGMARDWPDARGIWHNNEKTFLVWVNEEDHTRVISMEKGGNMKRVFERFCRGLKEVERLIMEKGWEFMWNERMGYILTCPSNLGTGLRAGVHINLPRLSKDPRFSKILENLRLQKRGTGGVDTAAVGSTFDISNLDRLGQSEVQLVQTVIDGVNYLIECEKKLEKGQDIRVPPPLTYK